The stretch of DNA GTGGGTGAGGATGTGCCGGACGCCCGCAAATGCGCCTGTGCCAGCCACGTAGCCAAGATTGCCGAGTTCTTCCAGGTGAGTGACGCTGGGAATGAGCAAGAGGTTGCCAGGGCACTGATCCTGAACCCTGATGGCTGCTTGCACTCCCCAGGGCGTCGATGTCATCGTCAATGCCAGCAGCGTGGAGGACATTGACCCGGGGGCCATCGGGCAGCGGCTCTCCAACGGGCTGGCGCGCGTCTCCAGCCCGGTGCTGCACCGCCTGCGGCTGCGCGAGGACGAGAACGCCGAGCCCGTGGTAATGTCCCCACGGCAGCACTGGCGATGGTGGTGGGACCGGGGTGTCCCTCCCACCTggggctcctgcctgctgcaggccCTCACCCCGTGTGCCCCTGACTGTCACACCCCTCGCTgatcccagcccctccacccCCCCTGCCTCTCCTCCGTCCCAGGGCACCACTTACCAGAAAACCGATGCCACCGTGGAGATGAAGCGGCTCAACCGGGAGCAGTTCTGGGAGCAGGCAAAGGTGGGACACGGAGGGACAGCTGGCAGTCCCCAGGGAGCGGGGTGAGCTGCTGGCTGGCTGATGGGCAGCCCCTCATTCATCCCCCCCACCAGAAAGAGGAGGAATTGCGCAAGGAGGAAGAGCGGAAAAAGGCCCTGGATGCCCGGCTGCGGTTCGAGCAGGAGCGGATGGAGCAGGAgcggctggagcaggaggagcggGAGCGGCGCTACCGGGAGCGCGAGGAGCAGATCGAGGAGCACAGGCACGGCCGGGGCTGGGTGGGATGTGGGTACGGGGTGGCTGCACATGCTGTGAGTGGCTGGGTGGGCACACGGGTGTCCCTCAAAGGTGGGGTCGGGGCAGGGTCTGGCAGGAGCCGatgcccagcccctctcccattTCCCCGCTGCAGGCggaagcagcagagcttggAGGCGGAGGAGGCCCGGCAGCGCCTCAAGGAGCAGTCCATCTTTGTAAGTGCCATCGTGGGACTGGGGCCAGGAtcggagctggggctgccactggcATTACCCCCAGGGAAGGGCTTTCCCCAGCTgggtgcctggggctgggaggtgaTGCTGTGTCTGTTCCCAGGGGGATCAGCAAGAGGAGGACGACAGGCAGCAGTTTAGGAAATCGGAGTCAGAGGTGGAGGTGAGTGTGGTGTTGACCGTGTCCGCTGCTGGTCCTCACTCCCCATCCAGCAGTGCCCTCAGCTCGATGGGAATGCAGCTGCGGGATGCATGGAGGGTGGTCCCACAGCCTCCCCCATCCCCACAGGAGGCTGCTGCCATCATCGCTCAGCGGCCTGACAACCCCCGGGACTTTTTCAAGCAGCAGGAGCGGGTGGCATCAGGCAGCAGCGATGCTGTCTCGCCAGGCAGCCACAGGAcaggtgaggggctgtggggagctgtgggcacaggggtgGGCACCAGGAGACCAGGGCACAGGTGAGTTCAGTGTCACAGCTCAGCGGGTTGCAGTGGGATATGGAAAGACCAGGGATGCAGTGTGGGGAGGGGGTGTACCCTCTGCCATCACTGGCACTGTGGTTCTGGGTGGCAAGGGTATGAGGATGGCAGGGGACATCCTGATCTGCTGTGCCACCATTACTGCCACCATCACCGCCACTGCCACTGCACCTCATGtggcccctgcagctggagcagcttgTCAGGGGCTGGATATCAGGTTGTCTTCAGCAAAATGGGGctcaccctgctccctgctgggtGCTGTCCACTCACCTGTCGTAGCACTGTGCCCGCAGCCAAGTTGGCAGCATGGTCACTGTGTAGGGGTGGGCAACCGGAGGTCCAGGGATGGCTTGGGATTACATCCCATGGTGACAGCTAGAAGGGGCAGGAGAGAGTGTGGCAGATGTGGGGCACTCAGCGTGCTGCCAGCTGGCAAGGAGTGCCCCATGGAGAAGCTGGGCTGCCCCAGTGTCTGGGGTCCAGTGCTGGGACTCTTTCTGTGAATCTAGAGAAGGACGGTCTGTCCTGGTGGGTGCCTCCAGCCATGGGGCTGTGTCATGGTGCTGCGCTGGGGGGCTGTGccgtggggctgtgctgggagggagccTGTGACGTGTTCTTGTGTGGTGTGCCATGGGTTGTGCCATGGGCTGTGCCGTGGGGATGTGCTGTGGGGTTGTGCCGTGGTGCTGTGCCTcggggcagtgctgtggggtcGTGCTGTGGGCTGTGTGTTCTGGCCATGCCGTGGATTCAcgctgtggggctgtgctgtggctgagcAGATAGTTGGTCCCACGGCTGTGTCCTGGCCTCTCTCCCCACACggccaggcagtgctgcctcacatccttctgtcctgctgcctttccatccTCTTGTCCTGCCATTCTCCCACCATGCTGCCTTCcaccctgctgtgctcccatcCCGGTgccctggtgctccagccccgcCATGACTGCGCTGAGCAGGGACTGACCCATctctttgctctctctctctctctctctccgtctgtctgtctttctctcACAGGTCGTCTGCACTGTCCTTTCTTAAAGACAGCTGACAGTGGgccaccttcctcctcctcctcctcctcctcccccccacGGACCCCCTTCCCCTATATCTCCTGCCACCGCACTccaaatctctcctctttcttcccatGTAGGTAGCTGGGAGCTCCCGGGCGCGCAGCTCCGGGGGTCGAGCCGGGggcagctgccccacagcccacccagccccacGGCACAGCggagcggcagcggcggcagcgcgggcaCCCTGAGGGGGACGGGCACCCCGAGGGGGACGGGGACACCAAGGGGGACGGGCACCCAGGGACCATgcccctgctggggctggcctCATGCTggtccctgtgcccctgggaGGGGGACACAGGACACGCTGTGCCCATGGGTCAGATGGGGACAGGGTAAAGCTGTTCCCGGGCAGGTGATGGTCCACAGTGGGATGGAACAGACTGTGCCCATGGGGTAGAGTGGGCACAGGGCGGGCTCTGCCCATTGGtagcagtgacaggacagctGTGCCCTGGATCATGTGGGACTGTGCCCATGGGGCAGGGTCAGGCAGTGTGGAAAAGGCTGTGCCCAGGACCATGTGAGGCTGTGCCAATGGGGCAGAGGGGGATGGAACAGCTGTGCCATGGACAAGACTGCAAGACTGTCCACAAGACAGCATGGAATGGAAAAGGCTGTGCCCAGGAATGTGTAGGGCTGTGCCAATGGGGCAGAAAGGGGCCAGCTGGTTCCAGGGGCCACGGAGGGCTGTGCCCCCACAGGCACAGTTGGCACAAAACTGTGCCCACaaaggctgtgccagggctcagctgagTGACGCGTGGGCAGAGCCAGTGTGCACCATGGCGGGTATGGGGCTGCCTGCCCCCTTGCCCAGCAGATGTGGGGGCTGAAACTCATGGGGGTGGTGAGGACACCTGGAGGGGACATGGTGGTCGCTGCACCCACGGAAGCCTCCACCCCACCACCCAGGAGGGGACGACGTGGTGGCAGGTACACAGCGATGTGCACTTGGCAGCTCACAGCTGGGTTGGTGCGgggcaggagcagtgctggggtgcTGGTTCCTCCCCTCGCCGTGGGCAGCTCCCCCACGCCGCCCCGTCTCCCTTGTCTGCAGGCAGCCAGTCGGACGCCTTCCGCAAGGCCTCGGCAgcgggctgcagcccctgcgaGCCCAGCCCGGCCGCCACGCCGCTGGGCGAACCGGGCCCCCGCGCGCCCGCTGACCAGACGCCGGCAACGCCCAAAGGTGGGCGCAGGGCTGGcgctgcctccccctgcccagggctgccgggtgcagccccactgcagccccctcggctctgctgcagccccgccAACCGCGCTTGCATGGCTCGGTGCATCCGTGCTGTCCCATCCACATCCCTTGGCAcatcctgcctgcctctgctgtgtcccCCAGCGCATCCTTGCTGCAGCCCccttggctctgctgcagcccctgcagctgcccttgcaTGGCTCAGTGCATCTGTGCTGTCCCATCTGCACATCCCCACTATCTCTGCTGCATCCCCCAGTACATCCCCGTCGTACCTGCTGCTCCGTGCCGCTGCAtcccccagtgcagccccaccGTCATTGCTGCATCCCTACCGCCTCCAGTGCATTTCCTAATGCCAATGCATccctgctgtctctgctgcacCTCTCGCCGTGCATCCCCCATCTCCAGTGCATTCCCCCTGCTCTGTACATGCCAACCCTCCCTGCTGCATCTCCCggtgcagccctgctgtcccccagtGTGATGCTACCCAatctgtgctgccctgccatATGTCCATTGCAGGGCTGCTGTATCCCTCTGTgcatcccctctgccccactgcgtccccagggcaccccagccagctctgctgctgtcaccatgTGTCCCTGCTGCGTCCCCACTGGCCCCTTGGCATCCTCTGGTGCATAACGGATTTCCCTTCTGCATCTTCTCGGGGCACCTCTCCCACTCCCTCCACAGCCCTTTTTCGCTCCCTGCCACTCCCCAAGGGATCACCTTgtccctccctgtgtccccacactCCCCTGGTGCATGCCACAATCcgccccctgcccagccaccccCACCCACCCTTGCAGCATTCCCCATACTGTGCCCAGTCCAGAGGACTCCAGATCCCCCTGAGCTGCATCCCTGTCCCCGGGTGACCCCCAGCCCTGGACGAGGTTGTCTGTCCCCACTGactgctgtcccctccttgCAGagtcccccagccccagcgcgCAGGAGCCCGGGCCAGCCACGCCCGAGCAGCACTGGCCCTTCCCGGGGCCCGAGGACAAGGCCATCGAGCCCCCAGGGGACGAGCCCAGTCCCAGGCCAGTGTGGACAGCGGGGGGTGATGCCCTGGGGGACCTGGTGACCCTGGAGCCCACCGAGCCCTCCCTGCCACCTGTGGCTGACGAACCCCAAACCGGGGAAGCCCCCAACCCTGAGAGCCTCATCGACCTGTGGCAGAGTGACGGGGTCACTCCCCCAGCTGCCtggcccctgcctgctgcccctGTCCCCGAGACACCCCCGGCCATGCTGCCTGAGGAGGGGGCCCTGCTGAGCCTGGACGAGCTGCCTGAACCCCCCGCCACCTTCTGCGATGCggagcaggaggatgaggatgaggaggaggcagctggcGAGGCAGACCCCCAGTCCCAGGATCTGGGCTGCCAGCACACGCCCCAGGAAGACACCCCCGGCCGAGAGACGCCCCCCATCACCAATGGGGAGATGGCCCCCAAGGATGGGACACCGGGTCGTGGGGAGCAGGTGAGCATCACTTGGGGAGAGGTCAGGGGGTGATGAGTGCCTGGGGGGGGTCCTGACAACCTGCCCCCACCCCCCAGGCCAGCGAGGGCTACTTCAG from Prinia subflava isolate CZ2003 ecotype Zambia chromosome 16, Cam_Psub_1.2, whole genome shotgun sequence encodes:
- the DBN1 gene encoding drebrin isoform X1, which encodes MAGVGFAAHRLELLASYQDVIGEDSPTDWALYTYEDGSDDLKLAASGGGGLLELSGHFEIQKVMYGFCSVKDPQAVLPKYVLVNWVGEDVPDARKCACASHVAKIAEFFQGVDVIVNASSVEDIDPGAIGQRLSNGLARVSSPVLHRLRLREDENAEPVGTTYQKTDATVEMKRLNREQFWEQAKKEEELRKEEERKKALDARLRFEQERMEQERLEQEERERRYREREEQIEEHRRKQQSLEAEEARQRLKEQSIFGDQQEEDDRQQFRKSESEVEEAAAIIAQRPDNPRDFFKQQERVASGSSDAVSPGSHRTGSQSDAFRKASAAGCSPCEPSPAATPLGEPGPRAPADQTPATPKESPSPSAQEPGPATPEQHWPFPGPEDKAIEPPGDEPSPRPVWTAGGDALGDLVTLEPTEPSLPPVADEPQTGEAPNPESLIDLWQSDGVTPPAAWPLPAAPVPETPPAMLPEEGALLSLDELPEPPATFCDAEQEDEDEEEAAGEADPQSQDLGCQHTPQEDTPGRETPPITNGEMAPKDGTPGRGEQASEGYFSQSQEEEVPPPEELSAKAPQPVFYNKPPEIDITCWDADPLPEEEESFGGAL
- the DBN1 gene encoding drebrin isoform X2, whose protein sequence is MAGVGFAAHRLELLASYQDVIGEDSPTDWALYTYEDGSDDLKLAASGGGGLLELSGHFEIQKVMYGFCSVKDPQAVLPKYVLVNWVGEDVPDARKCACASHVAKIAEFFQGVDVIVNASSVEDIDPGAIGQRLSNGLARVSSPVLHRLRLREDENAEPVGTTYQKTDATVEMKRLNREQFWEQAKKEEELRKEEERKKALDARLRFEQERMEQERLEQEERERRYREREEQIEEHRRKQQSLEAEEARQRLKEQSIFGDQQEEDDRQQFRKSESEVEEAAAIIAQRPDNPRDFFKQQERVASGSSDAVSPGSHRTGRLHCPFLKTADSGPPSSSSSSSSPPRTPFPYISCHRTPNLSSFFPCSQSDAFRKASAAGCSPCEPSPAATPLGEPGPRAPADQTPATPKESPSPSAQEPGPATPEQHWPFPGPEDKAIEPPGDEPSPRPVWTAGGDALGDLVTLEPTEPSLPPVADEPQTGEAPNPESLIDLWQSDGVTPPAAWPLPAAPVPETPPAMLPEEGALLSLDELPEPPATFCDAEQEDEDEEEAAGEADPQSQDLGCQHTPQEDTPGRETPPITNGEMAPKDGTPGRGEQASEGYFSQSQEEEVPPPEELSAKAPQPVFYNKPPEIDITCWDADPLPEEEESFGGAL